The following are from one region of the Plasmodium gaboni strain SY75 chromosome 12, whole genome shotgun sequence genome:
- a CDS encoding putative adrenodoxin-type ferredoxin yields the protein MITKFSILNKSKIFNTILYNTIRQNNIFFNNGKFTTTQNVDEIDVTFINQDNYEKTVKAKIGDSILKVAHDNHINIEGACEGFCACSTCHVIIDEKFHDLLPEPLDNEIDMLELAPCITETSRLGCQIKLTKELDGMKIQLPPMTRNFYVDGHVPTPH from the exons atgataacAA AGTTTTcaattttaaataaaagcaaaatttttaatacaaTTTTGTATAATACAATACgacaaaataatattttttttaataatggCAAGTTTACTACAACGCAGAATGTAGACGAAAT CGATGTAACATTTATAAATCAAGATAATTATGAAAAGACTGTAAAGGCTAAAATAGGAGATAGTATTTTAAAGGTGGCTCATgataatcatataaatatagagg GAGCTTGTGAAGGATTTTGTGCTTGCTCTACCTGTCATGTAATAATTGATGAAAAATTTCACGATTTATTACCAGAACCGTTGGACAATGAAATAGATATGTTGGAGCTTGCACCTTGTATAACAGAGAC TTCCAGATTAGGATGTCAAATAAAACTAACTAAAGAGTTGGATGGTATGAAAATACAATTACCCCCAATGACAAGAAATTTTTATGTGGATGGACACGTACCCACCCCCCATTaa
- a CDS encoding peptidyl-prolyl cis-trans isomerase codes for MLYKSFKASTIIGKKCFNWWNNLPITWKVGISCSVLFPPLWNYNERRKAKEKQVFYNKSIRDYVFFDIAIENKYVGRVLIGLYSDQVPLSAENFIQLAEGYQIKDKYIGYRNTSIHKIYPGIGLVGGNVLNDKEGLSIYGKKFPDENFDMEFVQDGDVALFNEGPHSNSSQFIITFSPMPILHKHNVVIGTVLKGMNIIRMIENVGTKLGHPMYNVRIVNCGLYKGLEKDGPPFFHFTEIIEKNKEHLISKKEFENLSKEQRQSLLNDTNKVQKNKKQNL; via the coding sequence ATGCTTTATAAAAGTTTTAAAGCTAGTACAATAATCGgtaaaaaatgttttaacTGGTGGAACAATTTGCCCATAACGTGGAAAGTGGGTATTTCTTGTTCGGTACTTTTTCCACCTTTATGGAATTATAATGAAAGAAGAAAAgcaaaagaaaaacaagTATTTTACAATAAATCTATTAGAGattatgtattttttgatattgcaatagaaaataaatatgttgGTAGGGTCTTGATCGGATTATATTCTGATCAAGTACCATTATCAGCTGAGAATTTTATACAGCTAGCTGAAGGATATcaaataaaagataaatatataggATATCGTAATACATcaatacataaaatataccCTGGTATTGGTTTAGTAGGAGGAAATgttttaaatgataaagaaGGTTTAAGTATATATGGGAAAAAGTTTCCTGATGAAAATTTTGATATGGAATTTGTTCAAGATGGTGACGTTGCATTATTTAATGAAGGACCTCATAGTAATTCTTCacaatttattattacattttcTCCCATGCCTATATTACATAAACATAATGTTGTCATTGGTACTGTTTTGAAAGGTATGAATATAATTCGTATGATTGAAAATGTAGGAACAAAATTAGGACATCCTATGTATAATGTTAGAATAGTTAATTGTGGTTTATATAAAGGCTTAGAAAAGGATGGACCTCCATTCTTCCATTTTACTGAaattattgaaaaaaataaggaaCATTTAATATCCAAAAAAGAATTTGAAAACTTATCCAAGGAGCAGAGACAATCTCTCTTGAACGATACAAATAAGGTCcaaaagaataaaaaacaaaatttatAA
- a CDS encoding putative geranylgeranyl transferase type2 beta subunit, which yields MNLYLSLHEQYFINTIKKKLAVKEEESILTSKYESILLSAIFWVLSGISLINKKRESIDEILSKEFIEVIYMLVMKCLHRKKIKHEYIYKLKKERYILSNEDIKKKKKLIVTGFSPCNKKNVYEPNIISTLSAIQILFLLNKTDEDSISTRTLLEIYNFILFLFDEEKGYFHFSLKSVYYKFDGDMRFMFCSLCILYLLNKLFKERNISVNNINHHKCIQWIINCFNIDGGFSNLPGSESHAGTTFCAIHSLKLLKNEKGKTYFSYNPIMKKKLIRWLCERYDNFGINGRVGKDHDVCYSWWVLSSLSSLNVNLGKVFNINIIINFILECQDKVNGGFSRIGQDEYNINKKCMNYFKNENLFFKQTDQFHSFFSLCALSLIYYNIHYYMKKERIKKYELFDQIIIPKHIDDVLSNMANIHEAFAMPRRLIK from the exons atgaatttatATCTATCATTACACGaacaatattttataaatacCATAAAGAAGAAACTAGCAGTAAAAGAGGAGGAAAGCATTTTAACGAGCAAATATGAATCTATTTTGTTGAGTGCCATATTTTGGGTTTTAAGTGGTATTAGcttaataaataaaaaaagggAATCTATAGATGAGATACTAAGTAAAGAGTTTATAgaagtaatatatatgttggTAATGAAATGTTTACATAGAAAGAAAATTAAacatgaatatatttataagttaaaaaaagaaagatatattttgtcaaatgaagatattaaaaaaaaaaaaaaattaatagTAACAGGTTTTAGCCCatgtaataaaaagaatGTGTATGAACCAAATATAATTTCTACCTTAAGTGCTAttcaaatattatttttattaaataaaactGATGAGGATAGTATTAGTACTAGAACATtattagaaatatataactttatattatttttatttgatgaagaaaagggatattttcatttttctttaaagagtgtatattataaatttgATGGCGATATGCGATTTATGTTTTGTTCCTTGtgtattttatatctattgaataaattatttaagGAAAGAAATATCTctgtaaataatataaatcatCATAAATGTATACAATGGATAATAAATTGTTTTAATATAGATGGAGGATTTTCAAACCTTCCTGGTTCAGAATCCCATGCAGGTACAACCTTCTGTGCAATTCAttcattaaaattattGAAGAATGAGAAAGGAAAGActtatttttcttataatcctataatgaaaaaaaagcTAATTAG gTGGCTTTGTGAAAGATATGATAATTTTGGCATTAATGGTAGAGTTGGAAAAGATCACGATGTTTGTTATTCTTGGTGGGTTTTAAGTAGTTTATCATCTTTAAATGTAAATTTAGGTAAGgtatttaatataaatattattataaattttattttagaATGTCAGGATAAAGTAAATGGTGGATTTTCTAGAATAGGACAAGATGAATAcaatataaacaaaaaatgtATGAACTATTTTAAGaatgaaaatttattttttaaacaaaCAGATCAATTTCATAGTTTTTTTTCGTTATGTGCATTGTCacttatttattataatatacattattatatgaaaaaggagagaataaaaaaatatgaactTTTTGATCAAATAATTATACCTAAACATATAGATGATGTTTTGAGTAATATGGCAAACATTCATGAAGCTTTTGCCATGCCAAGACgattaataaaatga
- a CDS encoding hypothetical protein (conserved Plasmodium protein, unknown function), translating into MSVNISNSSKNTFISDENNMTYEDDYNETDNNKDENDERNTLIQVLHSYEDFQNKNMNYGKVNPYKKKETQLSKIKKNLVRLLSSSDITINESNSEQGKNNKNKKMENITFLTSRAAMWYQVEKNDDPDYDLKLESSKKKNLVYITMNYINLFMNDLLNDKRGMTYIATFMIVLSIIITCISGFITLFNNNINHYNSINNNNNNNSNSNNFNKNNNPFFNNNEQYLENTYKKNNWNLNVSKNNYDDINQYMNYNSLKIKRENDQENYKKYNDKIFEILEQLKKEINENKNIKNTQNIQNVNKKDDKINVYEIRLNIEKKINELENKIINNNKNSDSFKTNLIKEFENFKNIFHDNYDKFQTEFKDYSNIVNHIKSVINNKDTFLNDIQKTVTQNQVDIKNNLTSHIENDKKELLQKINELQSQIKVMEWNFLKQENLYKAMKENILKFIGQNKLNSIHNNNNIYDGDDDDNNDNDNEWFGDNRNILMGPPANMNKKQKQENENNKNNKNYSNYTFNDKYKTNNFTEDIHSNEIESLYTQNDFKELLNVINDIKEEINMLQEKNINSKGYLDDTFLQMEERILKNAEYKIKYYLEIYKKDILNEITESKVIYNEEKFKSLTLKHERLQADLLKNINNQIKMQSKLIKDDISKSIHFMIEQKKGKNHNNNINNNTNYISNNNNNNNKIKYSDHLEIIQKKVDELYNEFILDYNEIDWALESLGAKIVYKMTSSPLNRNDFIEKFLNQIASFLPSEEIYGMIKPMGKDPAIVLKPTNFPGDCFSFKGNNGKITIHLPATIDITSISIQHVHENISNNSNATPKYFSVYGMVDLNWPEQFEENDINYDDFKNSSLYSCLHSTYGNVQPNEILQRWLKDNKQPNLIHIGDFYFDRKKRITTYPTKSCFPMKRIIFEFTENYGASYTCVYRLKVHGKRCIRKFK; encoded by the exons atgtcTGTAAACATAAGCAACAGTAGTAAGAATACATTCATTTCggatgaaaataatatgacATATGAAGATGATTATAACGAGAcagataataataaagatgaGAATGACGAGAGGAACACATTAATACAGGTACTACATAGTTATGAAGActttcaaaataaaaatatgaattatgGAAAAGTAAATccatataaaaaaaaagaaacacaattaagtaaaataaaaaaaaatcttGTACGCTTATTATCAAGTAGTGATATAACAATTAATGAATCTAATAGTGAGcaaggaaaaaataataaaaataaaaaaatggaaaatatAACTTTTTTAACAAGTAGAGCAGCTATGTGGTATCAAgttgaaaaaaatgacGATCCAGATTATGACTTAAAATTAGAAAGTTCTAAAAAGAAAAACCttgtatatataacaatgaattatataaatttatttatgaatgatttattaaatgataaaagAGGTATGACATATATAGCAACTTTTATGATTGTATTATCAATAATTATAACATGTATATCAGGGTTTATTACActatttaataataatataaaccATTACAATAgcattaataataataataataataatagtaatagtaacaattttaataaaaataataatccattttttaataataatgaacaatatttagaaaatacttataaaaaaaataactGGAATTTAAATGTCtctaaaaataattatgatgatattaATCAATACATGAATTATAATTctttgaaaataaaaagagaAAATGATCAAgaaaattacaaaaaatataatgacaaaatttttgaaatattaGAACAActgaaaaaagaaattaatgaaaataaaaatataaaaaatacacagaatatacaaaatgtaaataaaaaagatgataaaataaatgtttatGAAATTCGTTTAAATatagaaaagaaaataaatgaattagaaaataaaatcattaataataataaaaatagtgATTCATTTAAAACGAATTTAATTAAAGAATTTGAAAACTTTAAAAATATCTTTCATGATAATTATGACAAGTTTCAAACAGAATTTAAAGATTATTCAAATATTGttaatcatataaaaagtgttataaataataaagacacttttttaaatgatattCAAAAGACAGTTACACAAAATCAAgtagatataaaaaataatttgaCAAGTCATAttgaaaatgataaaaaagaattattacaaaaaataaatgaacTACAATCACAAATTAAAGTTATGGAATGGAATTTCTTGAAACaagaaaatttatataaagcaatgaaagaaaatatattaaaatttataggtcaaaacaaattaaatagcattcataataataataatatatatgatggtgatgatgatgataataatgataatgataatgaatGGTTTGGAGataatagaaatattttaatgGGACCACCTGCAAATATGAATAAGAAACAAAAAcaagaaaatgaaaacaacaaaaataataagaattattctaattatacatttaacgataaatataaaactaATAATTTTACTGAAGATATTCATTCAAATGAAATAGAATCATTATACACACAAAATGATTTTAAAGAACTTTTAAATGTAattaatgatattaaagaagaaattaatatgttacaagaaaaaaatataaattcaaAAGGTTATTTAGATGATACATTTTTACAAATGGAAGAGAgaattttaaaaaatgctgaatataaaattaaatattatttagagatatataaaaaagatatattaaatgaaattaCTGAATCgaaagtaatatataatgaagaaaaatttaaaagTTTAACTTTAAAGCATGAAAGGTTACAAGCAGatttgttaaaaaatattaataacCAAATAAAAATGCAATCAAAATTAATTAAGGATGATATAAGTAAATCAATACATTTTATGatagaacaaaaaaaagggaaaaatcataataataatataaataataatacaaattatatatctaataataataataataataataaaataaaatattctGATCATTTAGAaattatacaaaaaaaagtagatgaattatataatgaattCATATTAGATTATAACGAAATTGATTGGGCACTTGAATCTTTAGGTGCAaaaattgtatataaaatgacAAGTTCACCATTAAATAGAAATGattttatagaaaaattTCTAAATCAAATTGCTTCATTTTTACCATCAGAAGAAATATATGGAATGATAAAGCCTATGGGAAAAGACCCAGCTATTGTATTAAAACCAACCAATTTTCCAGGTGACtgtttttcatttaaaGGTAATAATGGAAAAATAACAATTCATTTACCAGCTACAATTGATATTACATCTATATCTATTCAACATGTACATGAAAATATTAGTAATAATTCAAATGCCACTCCAAAATATTTCTCTGTATATGGTATGGTTGATTTAAATTGGCCTGAACAAtttgaagaaaatgatattaattATGATGATTTTAAAAATAGCTCTTTATATTCATGCTTACATTCTACATATGGAAATGTGCAACCCAATGAAATTTTACAAAGATGGTTAAAGGACAATAAACAGCCAAATCTAATACATATTGGTGATTTCTATTTTgatagaaaaaaaagaataacAACATATCCCACCAAGTCATGTTTCCCAATGAAAAG GATAATTTTCGAATTTACCGAAAATTATGGTGCTTCCTACACATGTGTTTACAGATTAAAAGTTCACGGGAAAAGATGTATAAGgaaatttaaataa
- a CDS encoding hypothetical protein (conserved Plasmodium protein, unknown function) produces the protein MFRICPFLLFFLFYHSSYNIYFVLSWNKNGQPSCSNVSCSNDKLSYIYDNSKFILSELENILYDVRDQRNSHKLENEYDKELDIQIKFPHNKDYHDLQILDDQYEEEKKYSEPVPYITISNLEEDSDDLKKSFINDNIYNEDTSTNRPLNEEEQIDIALSKIYELEEKMKMFKEHNGKQNFKKYLR, from the exons atgtttcGCATATGTccctttttattattctttcttttttatcaCTCATcgtataatatttattttgttttaagCTGGAACAAAAATGGACAGCCCTCTTGTTCTAATGTTTCTTGCTCAAATGATAAGTTATCCTATATTTATGATAACTCcaaatttattttaagTGAACTggaaaatattttatatgatgTAAGGGACCAAAGAAATTCACATAAATTAg AAAATGAATATGATAAAGAATTAgatatacaaataaaatttcCACATAATAAGGATTATCATGATTTACAAATATTGGATGATCaatatgaagaagaaaaaaaatacagCGAGCCAGTTCCATATATAACTATTTCAAATCTAGAAGAAG ATTCGGATGATCTAAAAAAATCCTTTATa aatgataatatatacaatgAAGACACTTCAACTAATAGACCtttaaatgaagaagaacAAATCGATATTGCCTTGtctaaaatatatgaa cttgaagaaaaaatgaaaatgttTAAGGAACATAATGG aaaacaaaattttaaaaagtaCTTGAGATGA
- a CDS encoding thioredoxin peroxidase 2: MFLKKLCSSNIFRNSRRSFSLVTKKAYNFTAQGLNKNNEIINVDLSSFIGQKYCCLLFYPLNYTFVCPTEIIEFNKHIKDFENKNVELLGISVDSVYSHLAWKNMPIEKGGIGNVEFTLVSDINKEISKNYNVLYDNAFALRGLFIIDKNGCVRHQTVNDLPIGRNVQEVLRTIDSIIHVDTSGEVCPINWKKGQKAFKPTTESLIDYMNNVNKNV; encoded by the coding sequence atgtttttaaaaaaactGTGCAGTAGCAATATTTTCAGGAATTCAAGAAGATCCTTTTCGTTAGTGACAAAGAAGGCTTATAATTTCACAGCTCAAGgattaaataaaaataatgaaatcATAAATGTTGATCTTTCCTCTTTTATAGGTCAGAAATACTGTTGTTTGTTATTCTATCCATTAAACTATACCTTCGTATGTCCAACAGAAATAATTGAAtttaataaacatattaaagattttgaaaataaaaatgtagaGTTATTAGGTATATCTGTAGATTCTGTATATAGTCATTTAGCATGGAAAAATATGCCTATTGAAAAAGGAGGAATAGGAAATGTTGAATTTACTTTAGTATcagatataaataaagagatttctaaaaattataatgtACTTTATGATAATGCTTTTGCTTTAAGAGgattatttattatagATAAAAATGGATGTGTAAGACATCAAACCGTTAATGATTTACCAATAGGAAGAAATGTACAGGAGGTTTTAAGAACTATAGATTCAATTATTCATGTAGATACAAGTGGAGAAGTTTGTCCAATAAACTGGAAAAAGGGACAAAAAGCTTTCAAACCAACTACTGAATCGTTAATAgattatatgaataatgtaaataaaaatgtataa
- a CDS encoding 10 kDa chaperonin — protein MSSTITRKFIPLMDRILISKIVPKTTTKSGLFLPESATEPSYTGKVLAVGPGRVTSNGTKISPSVKEGDVVVLPEYGGSSLKIDGEEFFVYRDDDIIGIIKDE, from the exons ATG agTTCTACTATAACTAGAAAATTTATTCCATTGATGGATAGAATTTTAATAAGTAAAATAGTACCAAAAACTACTACAAAGTCTGGACTATTTTTACCAGAAAGCGCAACTGAACCATCATACACAGGAAAg GTATTAGCTGTTGGTCCTGGAAGAGTAACTAGTAATGGTACAAAAATATCACCAAGTGTAAAAGAAGGAGATGTTGTTGTTTTACCTGAATATGGTGGTTCCTCTTTAAAAATTGATGGAGAAGAATTTTTTGTTTACAGAGATGATGATATAATTGGTATCATAAAAGATgaataa
- a CDS encoding hypothetical protein (conserved Plasmodium protein, unknown function), whose product MNDNKDRVFSKDEQTRIYKILLLTYCNKIATYQNEIKNISLNNIISSLNEGSENEHMLNDHVKSQHSFIDTLVKSNENHDFLNSVNKLIQEEVKKKNDKKDDAMHNIGNTNEHTTTTTNNNNNNNNIGTNVGQGINNNITNNNNQRNQRSIFNNYILELMERSHMFLLIKIFFVLFLFEVNIKMYFIVSGMFILYNRGFFDLIINNLNFVSSNDSIEQVLRRMSESRNLNNSISLNENINQFVEANIQNGEQNGISNDITSDQQNNIDDSFITGDDKITDSGEYVDLKKISDEIDNQNILDYINNIDDINKNLNYYNKDICVDNKLNDEKDLLEFLNIKSSDQEQDSPLDEILNEPNVQHDITNNIKNLKNIENASNENEKSNDNNNNIDVYNDNNDNNNNNDNNNNNNNDNINSVNDIVKKRFLLFKKKKAEKATESELDSSKKKIPDDDEFNCLNNKTHETINDPNNSYNKEEEKNEYLEKDTNEYFNNTDENVLHNAKNGINSNLRKRKNNNVNDSSTTFNHILNNSISEFINSDDEMAAHLSNTNENNTTNTVPKKEQNGTETKQNDKENNTNNNTRRKPTKLEKYIYQSVVMFFMTLLPWWVPDVAYLEE is encoded by the coding sequence atgaatgataataaagaCAGAGTGTTCTCAAAAGATGAACAAACACgtatttataaaatacTTCTTTTAACATACTGTAATAAAATAGCTACCTACCAgaatgaaataaaaaatatttctcttaataatataatatcttCATTAAATGAAGGTTCTGAAAATGAGCATATGTTAAATGATCATGTGAAATCTCAACATTCTTTTATTGATACATTAGTAAAATCAAATGAAAATCACGATTTCTTGAATAGtgttaataaattaatacaAGAAGAAgtaaaaaagaaaaatgatAAGAAAGATGATGCTATGCATAATATAGGAAATACAAATGAACAtactactactactactaataataataataataataataatattggTACTAATGTAGGACAAGgaattaataataatataacaaataataataatcaaaGAAATCAACGAAgtatttttaataattatattctAGAACTTATGGAAAGATCAcatatgtttttattaattaaaatattttttgttttgtttttatttgaaGTTAATATAAAGATGTATTTTATTGTCTCTGGaatgttcatattatataatagaGGATTCTTTgatttaataattaataatttaaattttgtATCTAGTAATGATTCAATAGAACAAGTACTAAGAAGAATGAGCGAATCAAGGAATCTCAATAATAGTATAAGCCTTAATGAAAATATCAACCAATTTGTAGAAGCTAATATACAAAATGGTGAACAAAATGGTATATCAAATGATATCACAAGTGAtcaacaaaataatattgatgaTAGTTTTATAACAGGTGACGATAAAATAACAGATAGTGGTGAATATGttgatttaaaaaaaatatctgATGAAATCGATAATCAGAACATTTtagattatataaataatatagatgatataaataaaaatttgaattattataataaagatatatgTGTAGATAACAAattaaatgatgaaaaagatttattagaatttttaaatattaaaagtaGTGACCAGGAACAGGATTCCCCTTTGgatgaaatattaaatgaacCAAACGTTCAACATGATATAAcaaacaatataaaaaatttgaaaaatatagaaaatgcaagtaatgaaaatgaaaaaagtaatgataataataataatattgatgtatataatgataataatgataataataataataatgataataataataataataataatgataatattaatagtgTTAATGATAttgttaaaaaaagattccttctatttaaaaagaaaaaagcAGAAAAAGCAACGGAATCTGAATTGGACAgttcaaaaaaaaaaattccTGACGATGATGAATTTAATTGTCTTAACAACAAAACACATGAAACTATAAATGACCCTAATAATAGTTATAATAAAgaggaagaaaaaaatgaatatcTTGAAAAAGATacaaatgaatattttaataatacaGATGAAAATGTACTTCATAATGCAAAAAATGGTATAAACTCAAATTtaagaaaaagaaaaaataataatgtaaatgATAGCTCAACAACATTTAATCacattttaaataatagtATTAGTGAATTTATAAACTCAGATGATGAAATGGCTGCACATTTATCTAACACCAATGAAAACAATACAACTAATACTGTGccaaaaaaagaacaaaatgGAACAGaaacaaaacaaaatgataaagaaaataatacaaaCAATAATACTAGAAGAAAACCAACCaaattagaaaaatatatttatcagTCAGTTGTCATGTTTTTTATGACTCTTTTACCTTGGTGGGTACCAGATGTTGCATATTTGGAGGAgtaa
- a CDS encoding hypothetical protein (conserved Plasmodium protein, unknown function): MKIIFIVYIFISIFSWKSTFSYRRIKDINIMDGIPQGFSKNKQINFHELRSNAQKDKEKAYTYEISEWIIMINPRNSKTHSGKIRSIEIYSMTYPYEQLEVFKEKLKGK, encoded by the exons atgaagataatatttatcgtttatatttttataagtaTCTTTTCTTGGAAATCTACATTCTCATATAGAAGAATAAAAGACATTAACATTATGGATGGCATACCTCAAGGTTTCAGCAAGAACAAACAG ATTAACTTCCATGAATTGAGATCCAATGCCCAAAAGGATAAGGAAAAAGCg TATACCTATGAAATTAGTGAATGgattattatgataaatCCAAGAAATTCCAAAACACATAGTGGAAAAATACGTAGTATTGAAATTTATTCTATGACATATCCTTATGAACAATTGGAAGTTTTTAAGGAGAAattaaaaggaaaataa
- a CDS encoding hypothetical protein (conserved Plasmodium protein, unknown function), with the protein MIGKIFDNAFRIRTYNRFVCFLIGGTFAYSFSNPDMDTVYDLFPIFKQNKYAYLTFLEVNEKHSNVFEERLKDLCRFYQKQPGYLYTKIIKRIDNINDLSKYIVISTWIKSENYLLACNRMYGQILINKIQNYAKYNSYLYRIVVDDSDYLPPI; encoded by the coding sequence atgatagGTAAAATATTCGATAATGCCTTTCGTATAAGGACATACAACAGATTTGTATGCTTTTTGATTGGAGGCACATTTGCTTATAGTTTTTCTAACCCTGATATGGATACAGTATATGACCTTTTCCCTATttttaaacaaaataaatatgcATATTTAACATTTCTAGAGGTAAATGAAAAACATAGTAATGTTTTTGAAGAGAGATTAAAAGATTTATGTAGATTTTATCAAAAACAACCAggttatttatatacaaaaattataaaaagaattgataatattaatgatcttagtaaatatattgttatatcCACATGGATAAAAAGTGAAAATTATCTTTTAGCATGTAATAGAATGTATGGACAAATTTTAATTAACaaaatacaaaattatgctaaatataattcttaCTTATATAGAATAGTTGTAGATGATTCGGATTATCTTCCCCCAATTTGA
- a CDS encoding putative membrane protein (conserved Plasmodium membrane protein, unknown function), with the protein MDMEIKEFDKLSGFRIQCTKDLLLKGSLSAIVGMILGIMCSLIVNCTLVEVSLSRFFSMYFGILFIVVGMIIFWRLNANVTDEAEGRKNQLMILSGLIIFSGILCFFFDRSWLFSLSPLTKVPIYCILGISISFALTFSLIDLINYLIGFIQGSITRPLIESVAQVYMILLFTITMGGIFGFIFGLLDVEDESSHHIRLALMKAENCCFPLGAVLGGIAGFGNEVFRQQSEAYKIENVTEFDDEV; encoded by the exons ATGGATATGGAAATTAAAGAATTCGATAAGTTATCTGGTTTTCGTATACAATGTACCAAGGATTTACTTTTGAAGGGAAGTTTAAGTGCTATAGTTGGAATGATACTTGGGATAATGTGTTCGTTGATTGTAAACTGTACACTTGTTGAGGTTTCTTTATCAAGATTTTTTTCTATG tactttggtatattatttattgtaGTTGgtatgataattttttggAGATTAAATGCCAATGTGACTGATGAAGCAGAAGGTCGTAAAAATCAACTTATGATTTTATCAGGATTG ataattttttctGGTATTCtttgctttttttttgatcGCTCTTGGCTTTTTTCCTTATCACCCTTGACAAAAGTTCCCATATATTGTATCTTGGGAATTAGTATATCTTTTGCCTTAACATTTAGTTTAATCGATTTGATAAATTACTTAATAGGTTTTATTCAGGGGTCCATAACCAGACCTTTGATTGAGTCAGTTGCCCAa gtatatatgatattacTATTCACCATTACCATGGGTGGAATATTTGGTTTTATATTTGGATTGTTAGATGTAGAAGATGAATCGTCTCATCATATTCGTTTAGCTTTGATGAAGGCTGAAAATTGTTGTTTTCCTCTCGGAGCAGTTTTAGGAGGAATA GCCGGATTTGGTAATGAAGTTTTTAGACAACAAAGTGAAGCATACAAAATAGAAAATGTTACCGAATTTGACGATGAAGTGTGA